Proteins encoded by one window of Rhea pennata isolate bPtePen1 chromosome 11, bPtePen1.pri, whole genome shotgun sequence:
- the VMA21 gene encoding vacuolar ATPase assembly integral membrane protein VMA21, with amino-acid sequence MERYDKAALNAAPALDLRNEGSLTSTLRTLLFFTALMITLPIGLYFSSKAYIFEGTLGMSDRDSYFYAAIVAVVTVHVVLALFVYVAWNEGTRQWREGKQD; translated from the exons ATGGAGCGGTACGACAAGGCGGCGCTGAACGCGGCCCCCGCGCTCGACCTCAG aaatgaggGTTCATTAACATCAACCTTAAGAACACTTCTGTTCTTCACAGCTTTAATGATCACATTACCTATTGGGCTGTATTTTTCATCAAAGGCTTATATATTTGAAG GTACCTTAGGAATGTCCGACAGAGACAGCTATTTTTATGCTGCCATAGTTGCTGTAGTTACTGTTCATGTGGTACTTGCTCTATTTGTGTATGTGGCATGGAATGAAGGTACTCGACAGTGGCGGGAAGGCAAACAGgactaa